A genome region from Choloepus didactylus isolate mChoDid1 chromosome 12, mChoDid1.pri, whole genome shotgun sequence includes the following:
- the LOC119507189 gene encoding ras-related protein Rab-1A-like isoform X1, with protein MPSMNPKYDYLFKLLLIGESWKVGKSCLLLRFADDTYTESYVSTTGVDFKIRTIALDGKTIKLRVRDTAGQERFRTTTSSYYRGAHGITVVYDVTNQESFNNVKQWLQEIDRYDSENVNKLLVGNKCDLTTKKLVDHTTAKEFDDSLVIPFLGTSAKNVMNVEQSFMMMAAETKKQMGPGATAGGAEKSNVKIQSTLVEQSGGGCC; from the coding sequence ATGCCGAGCATGAATCCCAAATATGATTATTTATTCAAGTTACTTCTGATTGGTGAGTCTTGGAAAGTTGGAAAGTCTTGCCTCCTTCTTAGGTTTGCAGATGATACATACACAGAAAGCTACGTCAGCACAACTGGTGTGGATTTCAAAATAAGAACTATAGCATTAGATGGGAAAACAATCAAGCTTCGAGTACGAGACACAGCAGGCCAAGAACGATTTCGAACAACCACCTCCAGTTATTACAGAGGAGCCCATGGCATCACAGTTGTGTATGACGTGACAAATCAGGAGTCCTTCAATAATGTTAAACAGTGGTTGCAGGAAATAGACCGTTATGACAGTGAAAATGTCAACAAGTTGTTGGTAGGGAACAAATGTGATTTGACCACAAAGAAATTAGTAGACCACACAACAGCCAAGGAATTTGATGATTCCCTTGTAATTCCATTTTTGGGAACCAGTGCTAAGAATGTAATGAATGTAGAACAGTCTTTCATGATGATGGCAGCTGAGACTAAAAAGCAAATGGGCCCTGGAGCAACAGCTGGTGGTGCAGAGAAGTCCAATGTTAAAATTCAGAGCACTCTGGTCGAGCAGTCAGGTGGAGGTTGCTGCTAA
- the LOC119507189 gene encoding ras-related protein Rab-1A-like isoform X2, whose protein sequence is MPSMNPKYDYLFKLLLIGESWKVGKSCLLLRFADDTYTESYVSTTGVDFKIRTIALDGKTIKLREFDDSLVIPFLGTSAKNVMNVEQSFMMMAAETKKQMGPGATAGGAEKSNVKIQSTLVEQSGGGCC, encoded by the exons ATGCCGAGCATGAATCCCAAATATGATTATTTATTCAAGTTACTTCTGATTGGTGAGTCTTGGAAAGTTGGAAAGTCTTGCCTCCTTCTTAGGTTTGCAGATGATACATACACAGAAAGCTACGTCAGCACAACTGGTGTGGATTTCAAAATAAGAACTATAGCATTAGATGGGAAAACAATCAAGCTTCGA GAATTTGATGATTCCCTTGTAATTCCATTTTTGGGAACCAGTGCTAAGAATGTAATGAATGTAGAACAGTCTTTCATGATGATGGCAGCTGAGACTAAAAAGCAAATGGGCCCTGGAGCAACAGCTGGTGGTGCAGAGAAGTCCAATGTTAAAATTCAGAGCACTCTGGTCGAGCAGTCAGGTGGAGGTTGCTGCTAA